In the Mesoplodon densirostris isolate mMesDen1 chromosome 6, mMesDen1 primary haplotype, whole genome shotgun sequence genome, TGGTGGATGGGATGCTGTCCCAGGCTGTGAAGGAGCTCATTGAGGAATCCACAAAGTctctggaggagagagagaatgcgGGTGTTGACCTCACGCTCGCTATCCCCATGATCCAGAAAGGATACACCCCCAACGGGGAAGGGGCAGACAGTGAACCCTGGGCTGAGACAGTGGCGGAGGAGGCTGATTATGAGGCAGTCCCTGTAGAGGCCTATGGGCTGGCCATGCTGCGGGGCATGGGCTGGAAACCTGGCGAGGGCATCGGCCGTACCTCCAATCAAGTGGTGAAGCCCCGTGTCAACTCACTGAGGCCCAAGGGGTTAGGGCTGGGCGCCAACCTGACTGAGGTCCAGGCCCTGGCCCCCACCAGCCCCCACCACCTGCTGAGCCCAGATGAGGAGCAAGAGAAGGATAAGGAAGACCAGCCTCAAGGACTGGTGCCTGGAGGAGCTGTGGTGGTTCTTTCTGGCCCTCACCGAGGCCTCTATGGGAAGGTGGACGGCATCGACCCTGACAATGCTCGGGCCATGGTCCGTCTGACTGTGGGGAGCCGCTTGGTGACTGTTAGTGAGTACTGCCTGCGGCCTGTCTCCCAGCAGGAGTTTGACAAGAACTCCTTGGATCTGAGCCTGGTGAGCAAAACTTCCCCAAGGCAACAGAATGGAACAACCTCGTCTTGGAAGGCCCTTCAGTATCAGGACCTCCACGTCCGGCAGGAGGACTCAGCGAGGAAGCGGAAACACCATCCAGACCGGTGGGACCCTGAGCATCTCAGATGGAGACAGGATGGCCCTGCAGCCAAGAGTGAGAAAGCAGCTCCCAGGAGTCAGCACTGGCTGCACAGGGACCTGCGTGTGTGGTTTGTGAACAAGCTACACAAGGGTGGCCAGTATTACAACACCAAGATGACAATCGAAGATGTCCTGAGCCCAGATACCTGTGTGTGTCGGACAGATGAAGGCCAGGTCCTAGAAGGCCTGAGGGAAGACATGCTGGAGACCCTGGTCCCCAAGGTCCAGGGCAACTGGGTGATGGTGGTGCTGGGGCCATGGACTAGAAGGGTGGGCCATCTGCTGGACCGGGACAGAGAGCAGAGCCGGGCTCTTGTGCAGCTGCAGAGAGAGAATCGGGTGGTGGAGCTTCACTATGATGCCATCTGCCAGTATGTGGGCCCCAGCGACTTGGAGGACTGACCTGTGGACACACTCCCATCCCCCAGGTTGTTACCAATCCCGTACAGTGTGAAAAGCCTGCCTTCACGAAGGTGGGGGGGGTAATGTTTCCGCCCTCCACTTGCAGTGCAGCCCTGGGACAGGATGGACCAGAAGGGAGGCTAGAAACAAACCCAGTATTTACCAGAACTTAGTATATAATAAAAACCAGTTCAAAtgctttgtaaaaaataaaaaataaaaaacaacagcaGAAGGAACAATGTCACCATATATTTTGATACACTTTATGTTGTATGAAGTGCTTTTGTGTAAATGATCTCGTTTGAATTTAAAAACAGTTTCAGGAAGTTGGCAGtgattattactcccattttacagttgagaagtCTGAAATTCAGGGAAGTGAATGGACTTTTCTAGATGGTAATAGCAATAATATTAACAGATTTTTTTGatcataaattttaaatggttGTTAATAGCTAATGTCTATCGACAGTTAATATTATTAGCTATTGATATCGATAGGTAACGTTTCTTGGCCCCTCAATGAATTATGTAATTTAATTATCAGAAACCTCTGATTAGGTACTACTTTTACatcttcctattttacagatgaggaaactagggcTTGGGGGAGTTAGGCAACTTGCTCAAAagtctgggatttgaactcaggtagtCTTTTATGCTTGTATGTTGGGTTAGATTCATACTCGCTTTTCATCTGCTCTAGCTTTGGCCTTTGAGATCCAAAACAACATGAGCCCTCTTGGTAACTTGGTGGTCCCAATTCGACCATcttgtaaagaaagaaaatttagcaACTAGTATTGTGTCAAATAATCCCACAATATACATTATATTGAATGTAGCCAACCTTGAGATGCTGTGTACTGATGGCACCTTGATGCAACAGACTGAAGATATtgatcaaaggaaaaaaagacacgTGACTCTTTAGAGTCAGCCTTACATTTGTTTGCAGCTGGAAACAATTATGAGTTTCTGCTACAATAGAGAAGACTGACAATATGCTGTCAGCCAAAGACCTAGAAATCTCACAATTAAGCCAGTCTCAACTTGGCATTGAGATGTCTCTGTAGTCATGGGTGAGGACCTCCAGGTGTTTACATCATTTTCAGCCCAACATTTTCGGGTACTTCATGTGACTCCAGCTCTGTGACAAATGTGAGCTAAGTTTTCTGAGTCTCAGGGCTTGGGCAGAAATGAAGCTATACAGATGGAGGGCTGATGCAGAATTTGAAGTATTGTCACGTTTGTGTCAATGGCTGAAAAACTTTCTGCAAGAAGTCAGAACATGTTGCTGCACATCAATTAGATAAAAAATTGCTGAGTTTCAGTAAAATTCTGCTGGCCATGAAGGTGAAAACCATATTGTCAGAGTTTTTTGTCATCTATAGGACAAATACTAGGCTTCTTAAgtactgtgtgtctgtgtgtatgtgagagagagagagagagagagagagagagagagggagagggagagggagagagggagagagaaagaaatttcaCAAACAGAAGATAATAAGTCtgtgggtatatatgtatattggcTGTAATCTCTCAGTTGCAAAAGTCAAACTCAGTTCAGGCTGgtttaaacaaagaaacacaaactgGAATCCATTGGCTCATGTAACTGGTATCTTCAAGGGATCAAACTATATTTAGAAATGGCTGAATTATGAGGTTAGATTAATATCATTAAgaagctttctctttttcttacaaattaaaaaatatactatttttaaatttgaattcatTCTCAGGAAGGCTCTCTTCATATGGCCACAAAGCTGTCCTTAACCACATCATCTTAAATGGTTCTTAGCCTCTATAATCCTATAAAAGGGACTACTTCTTTACCAGTAGTTCAGAAGAAGATCCATGGAGGGCTCTGATTAGTCTGACGTGTGTCATCTGATCATCTCTGAACCATCTTTGAAGTAAACTGGAAGGATGGACACTGAGACTGACTAGCTTTGGTCACGTGCTCACCTCTGAAAAGAGACGGTAGAGGCCACCCTCCTCAAACCACATAGTCTGAGAGTATGGGAGAGGTGTttcctaaaatgaaaaatgtgtttctGATAGCAGCTAACTAAACAGGTGGTCactacttgtgtgtgtgtgtgtgtgtcagtgtgtttgttgtgttgtgttgtgttgtttAAGACCAAGCCCTAGCCAAAGTCCATCAGTGACATTATGAGATTCGATTCAAATACCATTTATAACTTTGTAATTTTACCTTTTGTTAGTTTAGAAAGTTTATGCTTAGCTATGCTTAGCTACAATTCCAATGTAAGAGATGAGTGACTGATCTTGGATTGATGCTAAGAAGTGctagaaatgaaattcaaatgtcATTATGAATTCATATATACCAGCTAGTATTCAAGTAaattattcacttttttatacagatAACTTAAAGTATAGTAAAATAGTTGACTTTGGTAATATTAACATAATGTTTAGATGttcaatatatttcaataaatatttgttgacttctGAATGAACACATAAACAAAATCCTAGTTAGTTTTTCTCTATTGTCTCGTGCTCTTAAAAGAATTTGAAACCAcggggaagacagcagaagcaagaagaactacaatcctgcagcctgtggaacaaaaaccacattcacagaaagatagacaagatgaatacacagagggctatgtaccagatgaaggaacaaggtaaaaccccagaaaaacaactaaatgaaatggagataggcaatcttccagaaaaagacctcagagtaatgatagtgaagatgatccaggacctcggaaaaagaatggaggcaaagattgagaagatgcaagaaatgtttcacaaagacctagaagaattaaagaacaaacaaacagagatgaacaatacaataactgaaatgaaagatacactagaaggaatcaatagcagaataactgaggcagaagaacggataagtgacctggaagacagaatagtggaattcactgcagtggaactgaataaagaaaaaagaatgaaaagaaatgaatacagtctaagagacttctgggacaacattaaacacaacaacattcacattatagcagtcccagaaggagaagagagagagaaatgaccccagaaaatatttgaagagattatattcgaaaacttccctaacactgaaaaggaaatagccacccaagtccaggaagcacagagagtcccatacaggataaacccaaggagaaacacacagagacacatagtaatcaaattggcaaaaattaaagacaaagaaaaattattgaaagcagcaaggaaaaaacgaaaaataacatacacg is a window encoding:
- the LOC132492384 gene encoding LOW QUALITY PROTEIN: G-patch domain and KOW motifs-containing protein-like (The sequence of the model RefSeq protein was modified relative to this genomic sequence to represent the inferred CDS: substituted 1 base at 1 genomic stop codon), with the protein product MADAKDGVLWPAGASSAPISFSFNRTSARRWLVGDAAPEKDFLKTEKRRELQSVQPSEAPKELVIPXIQNGHLRQPPTQAPGPSTHTEVLVDGMLSQAVKELIEESTKSLEERENAGVDLTLAIPMIQKGYTPNGEGADSEPWAETVAEEADYEAVPVEAYGLAMLRGMGWKPGEGIGRTSNQVVKPRVNSLRPKGLGLGANLTEVQALAPTSPHHLLSPDEEQEKDKEDQPQGLVPGGAVVVLSGPHRGLYGKVDGIDPDNARAMVRLTVGSRLVTVSEYCLRPVSQQEFDKNSLDLSLVSKTSPRQQNGTTSSWKALQYQDLHVRQEDSARKRKHHPDRWDPEHLRWRQDGPAAKSEKAAPRSQHWLHRDLRVWFVNKLHKGGQYYNTKMTIEDVLSPDTCVCRTDEGQVLEGLREDMLETLVPKVQGNWVMVVLGPWTRRVGHLLDRDREQSRALVQLQRENRVVELHYDAICQYVGPSDLED